One region of Paucibacter aquatile genomic DNA includes:
- a CDS encoding ATP-binding protein, translated as MVKRSASPRPAKARALTSEGPSTVGRAEERSRASEARSPSRVLPSPGLKDAPVLDRMCSQFVLTLTVKHAGRFNLRRDFNGLLSFTGRHLVWPLRVLGRLRDYLNQRCQGNELWRGHEALSDEAFLQRHGVWSGPFSEATLFFYLDEYVKDAPKDMLALLATTSEWLDRQLKRESTLVEKNIDALGTLLQLNPAERALLLYGTLARYQRELRGALVEFKVNTAQEAFAAIAAVAGVNEQEVAEALRAGSRLERIGMVENLISEHNITDLADLMKVSDQLPPVLMREYPGPHDLMAVFTRPATPSQLKAEDFEFVAEDLALLNTLLRQAVARREPGVNVLLYGPPGTGKTELAKVAAHAAGLDLYEVEYADRDGNSLSGRDRYRSLQISQVFLKASAHVALLFDEVEDVFPPLSTDTAQLIARLDSAAEAPTSGSVSGKAWVNQILETNPVPVIWITNRIEQIDPAFRRRFQYHLELKSPPPGARLGLVSKALADVPVSAEFAVRLAERRGLTPAQIRTAVRFAQLAGQATDCEQMIERQLENADKALGHRAHGRAVRPAVTQYALELLNCESRFEVPRIVAALQRRGVGNLCFYGPPGSGKTALAEHIAQALQRPLMVRQASDLASKFVGETEQNMARMFETAAAEGAVLLLDEADSFLRSRRMAERNYEVSEVNEMLAGMERFPGIFICTTNLFEELDEAALRRFAFKIGFKALRVEQRERMFAREACGDDATPLDADQRERLAALDQLTPGDFAAVRQQVEILGEPLTPDEFLSQLEAEHRVKPGVRSRRQIGFQH; from the coding sequence ATGGTCAAGCGTTCAGCGAGCCCGCGGCCCGCCAAAGCCCGGGCCCTCACCAGCGAGGGCCCGTCCACCGTGGGCCGCGCCGAGGAGCGCAGCCGAGCCAGCGAAGCGCGCAGCCCCAGCCGCGTTCTGCCCTCTCCGGGCCTGAAGGACGCGCCGGTGCTGGACCGCATGTGCTCGCAGTTCGTGCTGACCCTGACGGTCAAACATGCCGGCCGATTCAATCTGCGCCGCGATTTCAACGGTCTGCTGTCTTTCACCGGCCGCCACCTGGTCTGGCCCCTGCGTGTGCTGGGCCGCCTGCGTGACTACCTGAACCAGCGCTGCCAGGGCAATGAGCTCTGGCGCGGCCACGAGGCGCTCAGTGACGAGGCCTTCTTGCAGCGCCACGGTGTTTGGAGCGGGCCGTTCTCGGAAGCCACCCTGTTCTTCTACCTCGACGAATACGTCAAGGACGCGCCCAAGGACATGCTGGCCCTGCTGGCCACCACCAGCGAATGGCTGGACCGCCAGCTCAAGCGCGAATCCACCCTGGTGGAGAAGAACATCGACGCGCTCGGCACCCTGCTGCAGCTGAACCCGGCCGAGCGCGCCCTGCTGCTCTACGGCACCCTGGCGCGCTACCAGCGCGAGCTGCGCGGCGCCCTGGTCGAGTTCAAGGTCAACACCGCGCAGGAAGCCTTTGCCGCGATTGCCGCGGTGGCCGGCGTCAACGAGCAGGAAGTGGCCGAGGCCTTGCGCGCCGGCTCGCGCCTGGAACGCATCGGCATGGTGGAGAACCTGATCTCCGAACACAACATCACCGACCTGGCCGATCTGATGAAGGTCAGCGACCAGCTGCCGCCGGTGCTGATGCGCGAGTACCCCGGGCCGCACGACCTGATGGCCGTCTTCACCCGCCCGGCCACGCCCAGCCAGCTCAAGGCCGAGGACTTCGAGTTCGTCGCCGAAGACCTGGCCCTGCTCAACACCTTGCTGCGCCAAGCCGTGGCGCGGCGCGAGCCCGGCGTCAATGTGCTGCTCTACGGCCCGCCCGGCACCGGCAAGACCGAGCTGGCCAAGGTGGCGGCGCATGCCGCGGGCCTGGATCTGTACGAGGTGGAGTACGCCGACCGCGACGGCAACAGCCTCTCGGGCCGCGACCGTTACCGCTCGCTGCAGATCAGCCAGGTCTTCCTCAAGGCCAGCGCCCATGTGGCGCTGCTGTTCGACGAGGTGGAAGATGTCTTCCCGCCTCTGTCCACGGACACCGCCCAGCTGATTGCCCGCCTCGACTCGGCCGCCGAGGCGCCGACCTCGGGCTCGGTCTCGGGCAAGGCCTGGGTCAACCAGATCCTGGAAACCAACCCGGTGCCGGTGATCTGGATCACCAACCGCATTGAGCAGATCGACCCGGCCTTCCGCCGCCGCTTTCAGTACCACCTGGAGCTCAAGTCCCCGCCGCCGGGCGCCCGCCTCGGCCTGGTCAGCAAGGCCCTGGCCGATGTGCCGGTCAGCGCCGAGTTCGCCGTCCGCCTGGCCGAGCGCCGCGGGCTGACGCCGGCGCAGATCCGCACCGCAGTGCGCTTCGCCCAGCTGGCCGGCCAGGCGACCGACTGCGAGCAGATGATCGAGCGCCAGCTGGAGAACGCCGACAAAGCCCTGGGCCACCGCGCGCATGGCCGCGCGGTGCGGCCGGCGGTGACCCAGTACGCGCTTGAGTTGCTGAACTGCGAATCGCGCTTCGAGGTGCCGCGCATCGTCGCGGCCCTGCAGCGCCGCGGCGTCGGCAACCTCTGCTTCTACGGCCCTCCGGGCAGCGGCAAGACGGCCCTGGCCGAACACATCGCCCAAGCCCTGCAGCGGCCGCTGATGGTGCGCCAGGCCAGCGATCTGGCCAGCAAGTTCGTCGGCGAAACCGAGCAGAACATGGCCCGCATGTTCGAGACCGCCGCCGCCGAGGGTGCGGTGCTGCTGCTGGACGAGGCCGACAGCTTTCTGCGCAGCCGCCGCATGGCCGAGCGCAACTACGAGGTCTCCGAGGTCAACGAGATGCTGGCCGGCATGGAGCGCTTTCCCGGCATCTTCATCTGCACCACCAATCTGTTCGAGGAGCTGGACGAGGCCGCGCTGCGGCGCTTTGCCTTCAAGATCGGCTTCAAGGCGCTGCGCGTGGAGCAGCGCGAGCGCATGTTCGCCCGCGAAGCCTGCGGCGACGACGCAACGCCGCTGGATGCCGATCAACGCGAACGTTTGGCCGCGCTGGACCAGCTCACGCCTGGCGACTTTGCGGCCGTGCGCCAGCAGGTCGAGATCCTCGGCGAGCCGCTGACGCCGGACGAGTTCCTGTCCCAGCTGGAGGCCGAGCACCGGGTCAAGCCCGGCGTTCGCAGCCGCCGCCAGATCGGCTTCCAGCATTGA
- a CDS encoding PhaM family polyhydroxyalkanoate granule multifunctional regulatory protein, producing the protein MADNNSFSKFVPGFDFLQGLVKNAGAALPGIGQWVAPTLNPEELGKRIEELRTVQFWLEQNARMLGATIQALEVQRMTLSTLKSMNVPLAQLSEALKVTPPEASAGLGGGGWPGVPPEVLAAAQAASPKASAPAPAPAPLASKAKKAPPAPAAPAMPVVDPMQWWGALSQQFTQLAANAMKESATDAAKNLAGSIVKQSFDAAGETLRKAATVPGAMAGSAVDLVAKSLTPKASASRAPSKTAATTTAKTPAARKRKA; encoded by the coding sequence ATGGCCGACAACAACAGCTTCAGCAAATTTGTCCCGGGTTTCGATTTCCTGCAAGGCCTGGTCAAGAACGCCGGCGCCGCCCTGCCCGGCATTGGCCAGTGGGTGGCACCGACGCTCAACCCCGAGGAACTGGGCAAACGCATCGAAGAGCTGCGCACCGTGCAGTTCTGGCTGGAGCAGAACGCCCGCATGCTGGGCGCCACCATCCAGGCGCTCGAGGTGCAACGCATGACGCTGTCCACCCTGAAGTCCATGAACGTACCCTTGGCCCAGCTCAGCGAGGCGCTCAAGGTCACGCCGCCCGAGGCCAGCGCCGGACTGGGCGGGGGCGGCTGGCCCGGCGTGCCACCCGAGGTGCTGGCCGCCGCCCAGGCCGCCAGCCCCAAGGCCAGCGCGCCGGCCCCCGCCCCAGCCCCGCTCGCCAGCAAGGCCAAGAAGGCGCCCCCGGCTCCGGCCGCACCCGCCATGCCCGTGGTCGATCCCATGCAGTGGTGGGGCGCCCTCAGTCAGCAGTTCACCCAGCTGGCCGCCAATGCCATGAAGGAAAGCGCCACCGATGCGGCCAAGAACCTGGCCGGCAGCATCGTCAAGCAATCCTTCGACGCGGCCGGTGAAACCCTGCGCAAGGCCGCCACCGTGCCCGGTGCCATGGCCGGCAGCGCCGTCGATCTGGTGGCCAAAAGCCTGACGCCCAAAGCCAGCGCCAGCCGCGCGCCGAGCAAAACCGCGGCCACAACCACGGCCAAGACCCCGGCAGCCCGCAAGCGCAAGGCCTGA
- a CDS encoding TraB/GumN family protein codes for MNAAPLPSLADRPGLTARLTALLTCLLPLALLLPTASTAAPACPPAIAMPSEAQAQSLAAQAPDRGLLYRLRRDGVDSYLYGTLHVGRMEWLFPGPRLREAMAQSRVLALELDLQDPATLQILSQPPRHAEALKLSEPLRKRMSAQARAACLPEQALASLHPILQLSTYTVLQARWDGLDPSFGQEQMLSAWARQQGRSVLALESAERQQQALIPARAAEARKALLKGLDQLERGQVRPVLRRLAQAWADGDLELLQNYERWCECIEDEQDRIELRRLNDERNPELAHGIEALHAKGQPVLAAVGALHLSGDQSLPRLLAARGFEVERLVPASDKR; via the coding sequence ATGAACGCTGCGCCTCTTCCTTCTCTTGCTGACCGACCGGGCTTGACGGCCCGCCTCACCGCCCTCCTGACCTGCCTGCTACCGCTGGCCCTGCTGCTTCCCACGGCCAGCACGGCCGCGCCGGCCTGCCCGCCAGCCATCGCCATGCCCAGCGAGGCGCAAGCCCAAAGCCTGGCAGCCCAGGCGCCCGACCGGGGCCTGCTCTACCGCCTGCGCCGCGACGGGGTGGACTCCTACCTCTACGGCACCTTGCATGTCGGCCGCATGGAATGGCTGTTCCCCGGCCCGCGCCTGCGCGAAGCCATGGCGCAGAGCCGCGTGCTGGCCCTGGAACTGGACCTGCAAGATCCGGCCACCCTGCAGATCCTGAGCCAGCCGCCACGCCATGCCGAAGCCCTGAAACTCAGCGAGCCCCTGCGCAAACGCATGAGCGCCCAGGCGCGCGCCGCCTGCCTGCCCGAGCAAGCCCTGGCCAGCCTGCACCCCATCTTGCAGCTGAGCACCTACACCGTGCTGCAGGCGCGCTGGGATGGGCTGGACCCCAGCTTCGGCCAGGAGCAGATGCTGAGTGCTTGGGCCCGACAGCAGGGCCGCTCCGTTCTGGCCCTGGAATCGGCCGAGCGTCAGCAGCAGGCCTTGATTCCGGCCCGTGCGGCCGAGGCTCGCAAGGCTTTGCTCAAAGGCCTGGATCAGTTGGAGCGGGGCCAGGTGCGGCCGGTGCTGCGCCGCCTGGCCCAGGCCTGGGCCGACGGCGACCTGGAGCTGCTGCAGAACTACGAGCGCTGGTGCGAATGCATCGAGGATGAACAGGACCGCATCGAGCTGCGCCGCCTCAACGATGAACGCAACCCCGAGCTTGCGCACGGCATCGAAGCCCTGCATGCCAAGGGCCAGCCGGTGCTGGCCGCGGTGGGCGCCTTGCACCTCAGTGGCGATCAATCGCTGCCCCGTTTGCTGGCAGCGCGCGGCTTTGAGGTCGAGCGCCTGGTGCCCGCGTCAGACAAACGCTAG